Proteins from a genomic interval of Arthrobacter sp. CAN_C5:
- a CDS encoding M23 family metallopeptidase produces the protein MLALKSWPFSPANQSVATKAVVGTSVAVIVALAFGFSAPVFADELDNRQSALEQEIEDVQQSIEYLDADIAKTIAQLRVFQGQLPAAQQALADAQGRVESATSQVTALTQRVDLAQETKNKINEQIDLDQEAMGETREMIGQIATQAYKNGGVPSNLSLLFGSEGSESLTNSIDMVDQALRSQNAALDQLSQQNAINLSSEARLIAVEAEILDLQAQAEEALAAEQIARDEAATQKSKVDALVADTSELSEQLQEQKPVIEAQLAEVESAHQKVTADIAARQARLIEEARKREEARLRAEAEERARIETERRAQAAAEKAAAENAAAAAAAAAARRPAPAPVEPAAVVPATVGPIAPIESGDPSAFGLRAPVSGPVSSGFGWRATPVGTIDFDGSGGYRHTGIDYGVGCGTPLYAAAAGEVWYADSNAVTGAGNRVVINHGVLQGNALATNYYHLSSFNVSVGQKVSAGQLIGRTGTTGNSNGCHLHFETQLNGSLVDPLGLL, from the coding sequence ATGCTTGCCCTTAAATCTTGGCCGTTCTCGCCGGCCAATCAATCAGTCGCGACCAAAGCCGTTGTCGGCACATCGGTCGCGGTGATTGTGGCGTTGGCGTTTGGCTTCAGTGCACCAGTCTTTGCTGATGAACTTGATAACCGGCAGAGCGCTCTCGAGCAGGAAATCGAAGATGTTCAGCAGTCGATCGAGTACCTCGATGCCGACATTGCTAAAACGATCGCCCAGCTCCGGGTCTTCCAGGGACAATTGCCCGCAGCCCAGCAGGCCTTGGCGGATGCGCAGGGGCGCGTCGAATCGGCAACCAGCCAGGTAACCGCGCTGACCCAGCGGGTCGACCTTGCGCAAGAAACAAAGAACAAGATCAACGAGCAGATTGACCTCGACCAGGAGGCGATGGGCGAAACCCGGGAGATGATCGGGCAAATCGCTACCCAGGCCTACAAGAACGGGGGAGTGCCCTCGAACCTGTCACTGCTCTTTGGTTCGGAAGGCTCGGAAAGCCTCACCAACTCAATCGACATGGTCGACCAGGCCCTGCGCAGCCAGAACGCCGCCCTCGATCAGCTTTCCCAGCAAAACGCGATCAACCTCAGCTCAGAGGCGCGTCTGATCGCCGTCGAGGCTGAGATCCTCGACCTTCAGGCGCAGGCGGAGGAGGCACTCGCCGCGGAACAGATAGCCCGCGACGAAGCAGCAACGCAAAAGAGTAAGGTCGATGCCCTCGTGGCGGACACCTCTGAATTGTCTGAGCAGCTCCAGGAACAGAAGCCAGTGATCGAGGCCCAGCTGGCCGAGGTGGAATCCGCACATCAGAAGGTCACCGCTGACATCGCTGCGAGGCAGGCCCGGCTGATCGAGGAGGCGCGCAAACGCGAGGAAGCCCGGCTCCGCGCCGAGGCCGAGGAGCGGGCCCGGATCGAGACCGAACGCCGCGCCCAGGCTGCGGCTGAAAAGGCTGCCGCCGAGAACGCAGCGGCAGCCGCGGCCGCTGCTGCGGCCCGGCGGCCGGCACCGGCACCCGTAGAGCCCGCCGCTGTTGTTCCTGCGACGGTAGGCCCCATCGCTCCCATCGAGTCTGGCGATCCCTCCGCCTTCGGACTGCGGGCACCGGTTAGCGGTCCCGTTTCCTCTGGCTTCGGGTGGCGTGCGACACCGGTGGGCACGATCGACTTTGACGGCTCCGGCGGTTACCGGCACACCGGGATCGACTACGGCGTGGGGTGTGGCACACCGCTGTACGCGGCGGCCGCCGGCGAGGTCTGGTATGCCGACTCCAACGCAGTAACCGGTGCTGGCAACCGGGTTGTCATTAACCATGGCGTACTGCAGGGGAACGCCCTGGCGACCAATTACTACCACCTGTCCAGCTTTAACGTGTCGGTAGGGCAGAAGGTCAGCGCCGGCCAACTGATAGGCCGCACGGGTACCACCGGCAACTCCAACGGCTGCCACCTGCACTTTGAAACGCAGCTCAACGGCAGCCTCGTCGACCCGCTGGGCCTGCTGTAG
- the smpB gene encoding SsrA-binding protein SmpB, whose translation MPKESGRKVVATNRKARHDYEVLDTYEAGLALMGTEVKSLRAGRASLVDGFAIFYNDELWLEGIHIPEYTQGSWTNHAARRRRKLLLHRDELTRISQRIRESGFTLVPLQLYFLNGRAKVEIAVARGKRDYDKRQTLREKQDNREALRDMREKNRGT comes from the coding sequence GTGCCCAAGGAAAGTGGCCGAAAAGTAGTGGCCACCAATCGGAAGGCCCGGCATGACTACGAGGTGCTGGACACGTATGAGGCTGGCCTTGCCCTGATGGGCACCGAGGTGAAGTCACTCCGCGCCGGGCGCGCCTCCCTGGTGGACGGGTTCGCCATCTTCTACAACGATGAACTCTGGCTCGAGGGCATCCACATTCCCGAGTACACGCAGGGTAGCTGGACCAATCACGCCGCCCGACGCCGTCGCAAATTGCTGCTGCACCGTGACGAACTCACCCGTATTTCCCAGCGGATCCGCGAGAGCGGGTTCACCCTGGTTCCGTTGCAGTTGTACTTCCTCAACGGCCGCGCGAAGGTGGAAATCGCCGTCGCCCGCGGTAAGCGGGACTACGACAAGCGACAGACCCTGCGGGAGAAGCAGGACAATCGCGAGGCTCTGCGCGACATGCGTGAGAAAAACCGGGGCACCTGA
- a CDS encoding alpha-galactosidase encodes MNSAPVLHLTNGGTSVIIDTSTAGLPAILYWGEELGEQGNLEDFATASRPQRVSGGLDTPAQLTLVPQESLGWQGTPGLTGTREGLVLFPRLTTTNVSSTGSELRFTASDPHAGLRLDGTVTVTGAGLLRQRLHLTNEGQTPCEVGSLLAVFPVPSSAVDILDTTGRHLRERSPQRHTLTTGTYRRESRRGRPGLDATLLLAAGESAFRFESGEVHAVHCAWSGNHQLLVEKTPTGAAFIAAGELLLPGEILLQPGETYDAPDALGSWGYGLNQLAQRFHREQRDRPSHPRRARPVTLNTWEAVYFDHDHTRLTRLADKAAEVGIERFVLDDGWFRGRRDDTAGLGDWFVDDGVWPDGLDPLIDHVRSLGMEFGLWFEPEMINPDSDLARAHPDWILQAAGRLPPSARQQQVLNLAIPEAWDYILERMDAILAAHDIAYIKWDHNRDLMEAGTAGSGAAAVHRNVRALYRLLDELKRRHPALEIESCASGGGRVDLGVLTRTDRIWTSDCIDPLERLVIQKYTGLLVAPELMGMHIGGPVSHSTHRAHSLAFRAATAVFGHYGVEWDIAELAEEDTADLASWIALHKRWRELLHTGQVVHADLPDPAMDLRGIVAPDRTAALYAYTLSASSSSYPPGRIRLPGLDPAARYTLAPAAGALQHPDAGHSPLDWSEAARAGTPLVLSGRLLGSTGVQAPVLFPEQSVLIEVRQVP; translated from the coding sequence ATGAATTCCGCACCCGTCCTCCACCTCACCAACGGTGGCACCAGTGTCATCATCGACACCTCGACCGCCGGCCTCCCCGCCATTCTGTACTGGGGCGAGGAACTGGGAGAGCAGGGCAACCTCGAGGACTTCGCCACCGCCTCCCGGCCGCAGCGGGTCTCGGGCGGTCTCGACACGCCGGCCCAGCTGACCCTCGTGCCGCAGGAGTCGCTCGGCTGGCAGGGCACCCCCGGCCTGACCGGTACCCGCGAAGGCCTGGTGCTGTTTCCCCGGCTCACCACCACCAACGTGTCCTCCACGGGGAGCGAATTGCGGTTCACCGCGTCGGATCCCCACGCCGGCCTTCGCCTCGACGGTACTGTCACTGTCACCGGGGCGGGCCTGCTCCGGCAGCGGCTCCACCTGACGAACGAAGGCCAGACCCCCTGTGAGGTAGGCTCGCTGCTCGCGGTGTTCCCGGTCCCGTCGTCGGCAGTGGACATTCTCGACACCACCGGCCGCCACCTGCGCGAGCGCAGCCCCCAGCGACACACCCTCACCACCGGCACCTATCGACGGGAGAGCCGTCGGGGCCGCCCCGGGCTCGACGCGACCCTCCTGCTAGCCGCCGGCGAGTCGGCCTTTCGCTTCGAATCGGGCGAGGTCCACGCCGTCCACTGCGCCTGGAGCGGCAACCACCAGCTGCTGGTGGAGAAGACTCCCACGGGTGCCGCGTTCATCGCCGCTGGAGAGTTGCTCCTGCCCGGGGAGATCCTGCTTCAGCCAGGTGAAACCTACGACGCTCCGGATGCGCTTGGTTCCTGGGGGTACGGGCTCAACCAGCTGGCTCAGCGGTTCCACCGGGAGCAGCGTGACCGGCCCTCCCATCCACGCCGGGCACGACCGGTCACGCTGAACACCTGGGAAGCCGTCTATTTCGATCATGACCACACCCGGCTCACCCGGCTCGCGGACAAGGCAGCCGAGGTGGGTATCGAGCGGTTTGTGCTCGACGACGGCTGGTTCCGGGGGCGGCGCGACGACACGGCCGGTCTGGGGGACTGGTTTGTCGACGACGGCGTGTGGCCCGACGGGCTGGACCCCCTCATCGACCATGTGCGCTCGCTCGGCATGGAGTTCGGGTTGTGGTTCGAACCCGAGATGATCAACCCGGACTCCGACCTGGCGCGCGCGCACCCCGACTGGATCCTGCAGGCTGCGGGGCGGCTGCCGCCGTCGGCCCGCCAGCAGCAGGTACTCAACCTGGCCATTCCCGAGGCCTGGGACTACATCCTGGAGCGGATGGACGCCATCCTGGCGGCCCACGATATTGCCTACATCAAGTGGGACCACAACCGGGACCTGATGGAGGCGGGCACCGCCGGATCGGGTGCCGCCGCAGTTCACCGCAACGTGCGGGCACTGTATCGGTTGCTGGACGAGCTCAAACGTCGCCATCCCGCGCTGGAGATCGAAAGTTGCGCCTCGGGCGGTGGCCGGGTGGACCTGGGCGTCCTGACCCGCACCGACCGGATCTGGACGAGTGACTGTATCGACCCGCTGGAGCGCTTGGTCATCCAGAAATACACCGGGCTGCTGGTCGCTCCGGAACTCATGGGAATGCACATCGGCGGTCCGGTATCCCACTCCACCCACCGCGCCCACTCGCTGGCGTTCAGGGCGGCTACTGCGGTGTTCGGGCACTACGGGGTTGAGTGGGACATTGCCGAGCTGGCCGAGGAGGACACCGCCGACCTCGCGTCCTGGATTGCCCTGCACAAGCGATGGCGGGAACTGCTCCACACCGGCCAGGTAGTCCATGCCGACCTCCCGGACCCTGCCATGGACCTGCGCGGAATCGTCGCTCCAGACCGCACCGCTGCGCTGTATGCCTACACCCTCAGCGCATCCAGCTCTTCCTACCCGCCCGGGAGGATCCGGCTGCCGGGTCTTGACCCCGCGGCGAGGTATACGCTTGCCCCGGCCGCCGGCGCGCTGCAGCATCCCGACGCCGGCCATTCACCCCTGGACTGGTCCGAGGCAGCGCGGGCCGGAACGCCCCTGGTCCTCTCCGGACGCCTCCTGGGTTCCACTGGAGTCCAGGCACCGGTGCTGTTCCCCGAACAATCCGTCCTGATCGAGGTCCGGCAGGTCCCGTGA
- a CDS encoding alpha-glucosidase translates to MNTAPIQDQPAWWTHAVVYQVYPRSFADSDGDGVGDLGGIIGKLDYLAELGVDVLWLSPVYQSPQHDNGYDISDYRRIDPAFGTLEQFSELLAGAHHRGMKLVMDLVVNHTSNDHEWFREASSSIDSPKRDWYWWRDPREGFTAGEPGAEPTNWGSAFSGPAWTLDPASGQYYLHLFAPQQPDLNWENAEVRSAVYEMMNWWLDLGVDGFRMDVINYISKDPALPDGVVPAGGLWGDGAPHFISGPRIHDYLQEMHREVFSGRTADLMTVGEMPGATLEEARLFTDPARQELDMIFQFEHVGLDYGPGGKWDYRGLDLQDLKTSWNRWQKGLADTGWNSLYLNNHDQPRLVSRFGDDTRYRYESATLWATLLHLHRGTPYIYQGEELGMTNVPFTTIGDFRDLESINYYNEATTALGRDPEQVLGMIRIMSRDNARTPMQWTAGPHAGFTTGEPWLAVNPNYPTINADTDRSADRSIYGYYQRLIKLRHDSAVVRLGTFTLIEESHRTLYAFTRTHDGETLTVLGNVSGEELALPPELGEGEVVLGNYPAQDPLRLQPWEARLLRTAIR, encoded by the coding sequence ATGAACACCGCCCCGATCCAGGACCAGCCCGCCTGGTGGACCCACGCCGTCGTCTATCAGGTCTATCCACGCAGCTTCGCAGATTCCGACGGCGACGGCGTCGGGGACCTCGGCGGAATCATCGGCAAGCTTGATTATCTGGCGGAACTCGGGGTGGACGTGCTGTGGCTGTCTCCCGTCTACCAGTCGCCGCAGCACGACAACGGGTATGACATCAGCGATTACCGCAGGATCGACCCCGCGTTCGGCACCCTCGAGCAGTTCAGCGAGCTCCTGGCGGGAGCGCATCACCGGGGCATGAAACTGGTGATGGATCTGGTGGTCAACCACACCTCCAACGACCACGAGTGGTTCAGGGAGGCATCCTCCTCGATCGACTCGCCCAAACGGGACTGGTACTGGTGGCGGGATCCCCGGGAGGGGTTCACCGCCGGCGAGCCGGGTGCTGAACCGACCAACTGGGGATCGGCTTTCAGCGGACCTGCCTGGACGCTCGACCCGGCCTCCGGACAGTACTACCTGCACCTGTTTGCACCCCAGCAGCCGGACCTCAACTGGGAAAACGCTGAAGTCCGGTCGGCTGTCTACGAAATGATGAACTGGTGGCTTGACCTGGGCGTCGACGGTTTCCGGATGGACGTCATCAACTACATTTCCAAGGATCCTGCCCTGCCCGACGGCGTGGTGCCCGCCGGTGGGCTCTGGGGCGACGGCGCTCCGCACTTCATTTCCGGACCGCGGATTCACGACTACCTCCAGGAGATGCACCGCGAAGTGTTCAGCGGCAGGACTGCCGACCTGATGACGGTGGGCGAGATGCCCGGTGCAACCCTTGAAGAGGCCCGGCTCTTCACCGATCCCGCCCGCCAGGAACTGGACATGATCTTCCAGTTCGAGCATGTGGGACTGGACTACGGGCCGGGCGGCAAATGGGATTACCGGGGGCTGGACCTTCAGGACCTGAAAACGTCCTGGAACCGCTGGCAGAAGGGCCTTGCTGACACCGGTTGGAACAGTCTGTACCTGAACAACCACGACCAGCCGCGGCTGGTGTCCAGGTTTGGCGACGACACCCGCTACCGGTACGAATCAGCCACCCTGTGGGCTACGCTGCTCCACCTCCACCGGGGGACCCCCTACATCTACCAGGGGGAGGAACTGGGGATGACGAACGTCCCATTCACCACGATCGGGGACTTCCGGGACCTCGAGTCCATCAATTACTACAACGAAGCCACCACCGCGCTGGGCCGCGACCCCGAGCAGGTGCTGGGGATGATCCGCATCATGAGCCGGGACAACGCCCGGACACCGATGCAGTGGACCGCCGGCCCGCACGCGGGATTCACCACGGGCGAACCGTGGCTGGCCGTCAACCCGAACTATCCGACCATCAACGCCGACACCGATCGATCGGCCGACCGGTCCATCTACGGGTACTACCAGCGGCTCATCAAGCTGCGCCACGACAGCGCGGTCGTGCGGCTCGGCACCTTCACCCTGATTGAGGAATCCCACCGCACACTGTACGCCTTCACCCGCACCCACGACGGCGAGACGCTCACCGTGCTCGGCAACGTGTCGGGGGAGGAGCTCGCCCTGCCGCCGGAGCTTGGCGAGGGCGAAGTGGTGCTGGGAAACTACCCGGCCCAGGATCCGCTGCGCCTCCAACCGTGGGAGGCGCGCCTGTTGCGGACGGCCATTCGGTAG
- a CDS encoding YdeI/OmpD-associated family protein encodes MAQFRDPGPIEFDAIIQRSAVVGSAAYVEFPHSVPETFGASGRVPVMAAFDGVGYRGSLVTYGDAHLLLVRSDVQEEIGKAAGDTVRVSLTLDTSERVVALADDVVDALVAGGEVDAFRALSYSRQREYGLWIAAAKRPATREARIKRTVQRLAEGKANQKPG; translated from the coding sequence ATGGCCCAATTCCGAGATCCCGGCCCCATCGAGTTCGACGCGATTATTCAGCGCTCGGCTGTCGTCGGCTCGGCAGCGTACGTTGAGTTTCCGCACAGTGTGCCCGAAACCTTTGGCGCAAGCGGGCGCGTGCCGGTGATGGCAGCGTTCGACGGTGTTGGCTACCGCGGTTCACTGGTCACCTACGGCGACGCGCATCTGTTGCTGGTGCGCTCCGATGTGCAGGAAGAAATCGGGAAGGCCGCCGGTGACACGGTGCGGGTTTCCCTCACCCTCGACACCAGTGAACGGGTGGTGGCCCTCGCCGACGACGTGGTGGATGCCCTGGTCGCCGGGGGCGAAGTGGATGCGTTCAGGGCCCTGTCCTACTCCCGCCAGCGCGAATACGGCCTGTGGATCGCGGCGGCCAAGCGCCCGGCGACCCGGGAGGCTCGCATCAAACGGACGGTGCAGCGTCTTGCGGAGGGTAAGGCCAACCAGAAGCCGGGTTAG
- a CDS encoding glutamate--cysteine ligase yields MTTLGIEEEYLLLDPTSGLPVYKANEVQALLEQSSTIEAEDIQRELLGCQLETATPVCTTLTEAEESLLHFRRRISAAARKAGVRATGSATAPRIESAYPTLTDKQRYHELRASARGIVADQFVNGLHVHVGIPDKETGVQALNRIRPWLPVITALSTNSPFWLDRDSGFASWRVVHYRRWPVQGCPPVFADAAGYERRIERLVATGVIIDRGVLTWMARLSDTYPTLEVRAGDAQLEAQDSVLQAALVRGLVSTAIREAEAGLPFLDPDPELLDAAMWQAARHGLAGDLVDLHTGDLIPAREQMDRLLGYTSDAVDKEGDADWIAAGLATVWERGTGAERQRRAMEGGGMAALLDLYSETLTAER; encoded by the coding sequence ATGACAACGCTGGGGATTGAAGAAGAGTACCTCCTGCTGGACCCGACGTCGGGATTGCCTGTCTATAAGGCCAACGAGGTGCAGGCGTTACTGGAACAGTCATCGACGATCGAGGCGGAGGACATCCAGCGTGAGCTCCTGGGCTGCCAGCTGGAAACTGCGACGCCGGTCTGCACCACCCTCACCGAGGCCGAGGAATCGTTGCTGCACTTCAGGCGACGGATCTCCGCGGCGGCGCGGAAGGCCGGGGTGCGCGCCACCGGGTCGGCGACAGCCCCGCGGATCGAGTCCGCGTATCCCACCTTGACCGACAAGCAGCGCTACCACGAACTCCGGGCGAGCGCCCGCGGTATTGTCGCGGACCAGTTCGTGAACGGCTTGCATGTGCACGTGGGCATCCCGGACAAGGAAACCGGGGTACAGGCCTTGAACCGGATCCGGCCCTGGCTCCCGGTCATCACCGCCCTGAGCACCAACTCGCCGTTCTGGCTGGACCGGGACAGCGGCTTCGCCAGTTGGCGGGTGGTGCACTACCGCCGGTGGCCGGTGCAGGGCTGCCCCCCGGTATTCGCCGATGCCGCCGGCTACGAACGCCGGATTGAACGGCTGGTAGCCACCGGCGTCATCATCGACCGCGGGGTGCTGACCTGGATGGCGCGGCTCTCCGACACGTATCCCACCCTCGAGGTGCGGGCCGGCGACGCCCAGCTGGAGGCACAGGATTCGGTGCTGCAGGCGGCCCTGGTCCGGGGGCTGGTATCCACCGCCATCCGCGAGGCGGAGGCAGGACTGCCGTTCCTGGACCCGGACCCTGAGCTGCTCGATGCGGCCATGTGGCAGGCTGCCCGGCATGGACTGGCCGGAGACCTGGTGGACCTTCACACGGGCGATCTGATTCCGGCCCGCGAGCAGATGGACCGGTTGCTGGGCTACACGTCTGACGCAGTCGACAAAGAGGGCGACGCCGACTGGATCGCCGCTGGCCTGGCGACTGTCTGGGAGCGCGGGACGGGCGCTGAACGGCAGCGCCGGGCGATGGAGGGCGGCGGAATGGCCGCGCTACTGGATCTGTACAGCGAAACCCTCACCGCCGAACGCTAA
- a CDS encoding universal stress protein, with the protein MNSVRGPLLVGVMPGQDRAVLDTAITLARALDTTVAFVYVDPAGFRWQEPDGGEHFASIDPDVEDDDSRSAHLESVLSAGLAEAGIGWSYRVARGEAAHELAQAAETAGAFMIVVGARRQTVARRMGNLLTGSVAAHLAHHQPTPVLVVPAAPSHPQGGR; encoded by the coding sequence GTGAATTCCGTTCGAGGCCCCCTGCTGGTCGGGGTGATGCCGGGTCAGGACCGGGCGGTTCTCGATACCGCAATCACCCTGGCGCGCGCACTGGACACCACTGTCGCTTTCGTCTACGTCGACCCCGCCGGGTTCCGGTGGCAGGAGCCCGACGGCGGGGAGCATTTCGCCTCGATCGACCCCGACGTCGAGGACGACGACTCCAGGTCGGCGCACCTCGAATCCGTGCTCAGCGCCGGACTCGCCGAAGCCGGGATCGGATGGAGCTACCGGGTGGCCCGCGGCGAGGCAGCGCATGAGCTTGCGCAGGCAGCTGAGACGGCGGGGGCGTTCATGATCGTGGTGGGAGCGCGCCGCCAGACCGTGGCACGCCGGATGGGGAATCTTCTCACAGGTTCGGTGGCCGCCCACCTCGCCCACCACCAGCCAACGCCGGTCCTGGTGGTTCCCGCTGCCCCCTCCCATCCGCAGGGTGGGCGCTGA
- a CDS encoding CrcB family protein produces the protein MHSRPTVSSVTTPAPLERHPHWRPALLLLVFLGGMAGTLCRYWLEGVVPRPLGLPLPTLAINLVGAFLLGLLLEALLRTGPDRGKRRSARLLLGTGLLGGFTTYSTFAIEAVGLGIDGDLGWAALYVGISVMGGILLSFAGIAAASALHRRRASRPRPHQGGARP, from the coding sequence ATGCACTCCCGTCCAACCGTGTCCAGTGTGACGACGCCGGCGCCGCTGGAGCGCCATCCCCATTGGCGACCGGCTCTTCTTCTCCTTGTCTTCCTCGGAGGAATGGCCGGAACCCTGTGCAGATACTGGCTGGAGGGGGTTGTCCCCAGGCCGTTGGGCCTCCCGCTGCCCACCCTGGCCATCAACTTGGTCGGCGCTTTCCTGCTGGGTCTGTTGCTCGAAGCGCTCCTGCGGACCGGACCGGACCGTGGAAAACGTCGGTCCGCCCGTCTACTCCTCGGCACCGGGCTGCTCGGTGGTTTCACCACCTACAGTACGTTCGCCATCGAGGCCGTCGGTTTGGGAATCGACGGGGATCTCGGGTGGGCTGCCCTGTATGTCGGAATCAGCGTGATGGGCGGGATCCTGCTGAGCTTCGCGGGGATCGCCGCAGCGTCGGCGCTGCACCGACGCCGCGCCAGCCGGCCGCGCCCCCACCAGGGCGGAGCCAGGCCATGA
- a CDS encoding CrcB family protein has product MSVLLILLVGAAGGCGAVTRFMLDGVVRSRFRTAIPWGTVAINVVGSGLLGILAGLGLRGGMPLDPEMIAGVGFLGGFTTFSTASIETVRLLQSGRVGRGLINAMGTATLALLAAGAGLAVGSLLAGG; this is encoded by the coding sequence ATGAGCGTGCTCCTGATACTTCTGGTCGGTGCGGCGGGCGGATGTGGCGCTGTGACCCGATTCATGCTGGACGGCGTGGTGAGATCCCGGTTCCGGACAGCCATTCCGTGGGGCACCGTGGCAATTAACGTGGTCGGGTCGGGGCTGCTGGGGATCCTGGCCGGGCTGGGCCTGCGCGGTGGCATGCCGCTCGACCCAGAAATGATTGCCGGCGTCGGATTCCTGGGCGGGTTCACTACGTTCAGCACCGCCAGCATCGAAACCGTCAGACTGCTGCAGAGCGGACGGGTGGGTCGCGGCCTGATCAATGCGATGGGCACCGCCACCCTGGCTCTTCTCGCCGCGGGGGCCGGTCTGGCCGTCGGCTCTCTACTGGCGGGCGGCTGA
- a CDS encoding metal-dependent transcriptional regulator, with amino-acid sequence MAKRTAATLSAGSSSVQDYVKVIYSFTEWQDRPVTASQLAARLSVANSSVSEMVRKLRDLGLARHEPYGAVELTGDGRQLALAMVRRHRLLETFLVSELGYSWDEVHDEAELLEHTVSDTFIERLDRKLSHPTRDPHGDPIPTADGRITLPTAHLLKDLDDGHPGRITRISDANPDLLRFLASESIDLDIPVRVVERKPFGGPLVVAVGGIADARTYDFGEELTQALWIETDGVHTGCRLAEPARV; translated from the coding sequence ATGGCCAAGCGCACTGCCGCAACACTGAGCGCAGGATCATCGAGCGTCCAGGACTATGTGAAGGTCATTTACTCGTTCACCGAATGGCAGGATCGTCCTGTCACAGCCTCGCAGCTGGCCGCCCGGTTGTCGGTGGCGAATTCCTCCGTCTCCGAGATGGTGCGCAAGCTGAGGGATCTGGGCCTTGCCCGCCATGAACCGTATGGTGCGGTGGAGCTGACGGGTGACGGGCGGCAGCTGGCCCTGGCGATGGTACGCCGGCACCGGCTCCTGGAGACCTTTCTGGTCAGCGAGCTGGGATACAGCTGGGACGAGGTGCACGACGAAGCAGAGCTGCTGGAACATACGGTCTCCGACACCTTCATCGAACGGCTGGACCGGAAACTTTCCCACCCCACCCGGGACCCGCACGGGGATCCCATCCCCACCGCTGATGGAAGGATCACCCTGCCCACCGCTCACCTGCTGAAGGATCTTGACGACGGCCACCCTGGACGGATTACGCGGATCAGCGACGCGAACCCCGACCTGCTGCGGTTTCTTGCCTCGGAATCCATCGACCTGGATATACCGGTACGCGTGGTGGAGCGTAAACCCTTCGGTGGTCCGCTGGTGGTTGCCGTGGGTGGGATAGCAGATGCCAGGACGTACGACTTCGGCGAGGAGCTGACCCAGGCGCTCTGGATCGAGACGGATGGAGTCCACACCGGCTGCCGGCTCGCCGAACCCGCACGGGTGTAG
- a CDS encoding metal ABC transporter permease translates to MEFLSFLTEPLQYGFLTRALVVTVCAAVVASVLSCWLILMGWSLMGDAVSHAVLPGVALAYIIGIPFSIGAFVFGAGAVALIGVVKSTTKLKSDTVIGVVFTGLFAVGLAIVSRTPSQVDLMHILFGNVLGVTDGELWQVVILGALTLAIVLYKRRDLTLFAFDRTHAHVIGLNTKALSTLLLGLMALSVVVGLQAVGIILVVAMLITPGATAFLLTRSFDRMLILAASITTVASVAGIYASYYLDISTGAAVVLSQSLVFVLVYLFARRTGIIWQAGNRRRLRRPTTPDDVGEPARLQPTGRA, encoded by the coding sequence ATGGAATTCCTGTCCTTCCTGACCGAACCGTTGCAGTATGGTTTCCTGACCCGGGCCCTGGTGGTCACGGTATGCGCAGCGGTGGTGGCGTCGGTGCTCTCCTGCTGGCTGATCCTGATGGGCTGGTCGCTGATGGGCGACGCCGTCTCGCACGCCGTCCTGCCGGGGGTTGCGCTGGCCTACATCATCGGGATCCCCTTCTCGATCGGCGCGTTCGTCTTCGGCGCCGGAGCCGTCGCCCTGATCGGTGTGGTGAAATCGACGACCAAGCTGAAGTCGGACACGGTGATCGGCGTCGTCTTCACCGGGCTGTTCGCCGTCGGGCTGGCGATCGTGTCCCGCACGCCGTCCCAGGTGGACCTGATGCACATCCTCTTCGGCAACGTCCTGGGCGTGACCGACGGTGAGCTCTGGCAGGTGGTCATCCTCGGCGCCCTGACCCTCGCCATCGTGTTGTACAAACGCCGGGATCTGACGTTGTTCGCTTTTGACCGCACCCACGCCCATGTGATCGGGCTGAACACCAAGGCTCTGTCCACCCTCCTGCTGGGCCTGATGGCGTTGAGCGTCGTCGTCGGGCTGCAGGCCGTCGGCATCATCCTGGTGGTGGCTATGCTCATCACCCCCGGTGCAACGGCGTTCCTCCTGACCCGCAGCTTCGACCGAATGCTGATCCTCGCCGCGAGCATCACCACCGTGGCGTCGGTGGCCGGTATCTACGCCAGCTACTACCTGGACATCTCGACGGGCGCTGCAGTGGTCCTGTCCCAATCGCTCGTCTTTGTGCTCGTCTACCTCTTCGCCCGCCGGACGGGAATCATCTGGCAGGCAGGCAACCGTCGTCGGTTGCGGCGTCCCACCACGCCGGACGACGTCGGAGAACCGGCCCGGCTGCAACCGACAGGAAGGGCCTGA